Genomic segment of Gemmatimonadales bacterium:
GTCAGCTCCCGCGACCGGCCGGTCATCCGCGTCCAGCAGCACCAGCACCGGCTGCCGCTCGAACACCATCCCGTTCCGCACCGTATCGGGCGGCGCCTGCCGAATCGCAATGCTCGCCGCCAGGGGCACAACCGCGTGGGCGGTGAAGCTGAGAGGGGAGCCACTGAGATCGTCGCCGGATGTGTCGGTCGCCGTCGCCTGGATGGTCTGGGTGCCGGCCTGGGCACCAAGCGTCCATCGCACGGGGGCGAGACCTTGAATGTCGCTCTGGACCGTGGCGGCGGAGACGCTTCCGCCCCCCTGAGTAACCGTGAACGTCACCGCAACACCCGGGATCGGACGCTCCTCCTCGTCCGTGACGATGACCTCCACCGGCAGGGGCAGCTCGCGACCTGGCACACCAGTCTGGCCATCTCCATGACCCGCCAGCAGCCGGGTCGCTACCTGGGGTCCCGGGGGCGGAACGCAGAAGGGGCCACCGCACTCGAGATCGCCACCACCGCAGCCGTAGGCCAGCCCCAGCAGCAGGGCGAGAGGCCCCACCACGCGTGGGCACCGAGCTCGGAGGAAGGCAATGGCGATGTGCATGGAGGAATTTGGGTCCTCGTATGTGGGTCGGATGGCCAGACCGTGACCCCACGAGCCGGCCCTGGCACCCTCGGTTTAGTATCCCACCGCCGAAGCGGCTGTCAAGCTTGCCGCCATCGGCGAGGCAGCAGGCTACTGGTCACCAGTCAAGCAACGGTCAAGTAGTGCATCCGCTTCGGCCGTGAAGGTCGAAGTGGCGTATTCCCTTCGACTTGGTTTATCGACCCGCGGTGGCCCGACGGACCGCCGGCCACCGGCGGCGAACCCAGCCGCGTGCCTCCCGCAGCACCCAGATGACGGTTGCCAGGATGAGGGGCAACACGAAATAGACCAGCCGGTACCCGACCAGGCCGATGAGAATGGCGGGGGTGGACAGCGCCGGCCGGAGGCCCCAGAGCACGACCGCCTCGAACACGCCGAGGCCGCCCGGAATCTGCGCCACCAGCGAGGCGATCTGGCCCAGCAGGAATACCGCAAGAAACACGTGGAAGGGCACCCGGTGGGGCAGCAACACGTAGAGCGCCGCGCCGGAGAACACCCAGTCCGCCGCCGAGACGCCGATCTGAGCCACCGCCCGGCCGAGCGTCGGGCGCGGCAGGTCCCAATGCCAGATCCGGAGATCGCCGCCCGGCCGGCTGCTCCAGGCCAGGTAGGCTGCCACGACGACAAGGCAGGCGAAGCCGATCGG
This window contains:
- a CDS encoding lysylphosphatidylglycerol synthase domain-containing protein, with product MSVALGVLLFAGAVYVLRSELRQHSLQEILAELRSFPRVRLVLAVLATGLGYLALAGYDAISLAYLDRRLPARRIIYAAFLGYAFANSLPLSVVTGATVRYRLYSQWGLARDQAARVVTLNTITYAVGLLATAGVALAVQPVLLPGFLHLPLRSARPIGFACLVVVAAYLAWSSRPGGDLRIWHWDLPRPTLGRAVAQIGVSAADWVFSGAALYVLLPHRVPFHVFLAVFLLGQIASLVAQIPGGLGVFEAVVLWGLRPALSTPAILIGLVGYRLVYFVLPLILATVIWVLREARGWVRRRWPAVRRATAGR